A window of the Glaciimonas sp. CA11.2 genome harbors these coding sequences:
- a CDS encoding DUF6084 family protein, with amino-acid sequence MPELSFQVEGAETVRSAATPLLNFRLCINTAISSVRVANVILQCHIQIESPRRRYRPGEQERLRELFGDPLRFKQGPHPLLWTHNTLLIPGFEGSCIADLPVPCSYDFNVAAVKFFYALEDGEVPLLFQFSGTGFYRDENDRLQISRIAWTKEATFLLPDSVWQEMMDRYYPNGTWLCLDRDQFDRLYRYKRQHGLSTWEQALDSLLDIVEENVP; translated from the coding sequence ATGCCTGAACTATCGTTCCAGGTGGAAGGCGCGGAGACGGTCCGTTCTGCGGCCACTCCGCTGCTTAATTTCAGACTGTGCATCAACACGGCTATTTCGAGCGTGAGAGTCGCGAATGTCATCCTACAGTGCCACATTCAGATCGAATCGCCACGGCGGCGCTACCGGCCGGGGGAGCAAGAACGGTTGCGAGAATTATTTGGCGATCCCCTGCGTTTCAAACAGGGGCCACATCCACTCCTGTGGACGCATAACACTTTGCTCATACCTGGTTTCGAAGGGAGTTGTATTGCGGACTTGCCGGTTCCATGTAGCTATGATTTCAATGTGGCCGCAGTGAAATTCTTTTATGCGCTTGAAGATGGTGAGGTGCCACTTTTGTTCCAGTTTAGCGGTACGGGTTTTTATCGCGATGAAAATGATCGGCTCCAGATCAGCCGGATTGCCTGGACCAAGGAGGCAACATTTTTGCTGCCCGATTCGGTGTGGCAGGAGATGATGGATCGCTATTATCCCAACGGCACATGGTTGTGTCTGGATCGCGATCAGTTTGATCGGCTTTATCGATATAAGAGGCAGCATGGACTATCGACATGGGAGCAGGCGCTGGATAGTCTATTGGATATCGTTGAAGAGAATGTGCCATGA
- the tnpA gene encoding IS66-like element accessory protein TnpA, which translates to MDTNIGTVSRAKRGTYRQHSTEFKRRVAEKSLVPGASVSRVARAHDLNANQVFAWRKLFHVGAFDTQSTLLPVVLSDPLQIDTQPAFTSTAVSPGVIILEVGKARLRLEGVVDSGMLALLLDRLLA; encoded by the coding sequence ATGGACACAAATATTGGGACGGTTTCGCGGGCAAAGCGTGGCACTTATCGCCAGCACTCAACGGAATTTAAACGCAGGGTCGCCGAAAAATCTCTAGTGCCAGGGGCTTCGGTATCGCGGGTAGCGCGGGCGCATGACCTCAATGCCAATCAGGTTTTTGCATGGCGTAAGCTGTTTCATGTGGGAGCCTTTGACACTCAGAGTACATTATTGCCGGTTGTACTCAGCGATCCGCTGCAGATAGATACACAACCAGCTTTTACCAGTACCGCTGTTTCCCCCGGGGTCATTATTCTGGAAGTAGGCAAAGCCCGGCTCCGACTCGAAGGCGTCGTTGATTCTGGCATGCTTGCCCTCCTTCTGGACCGGTTGCTCGCATGA
- the tnpC gene encoding IS66 family transposase, whose translation MPTHAHLPDDIATLKAMILERDVALATQGEPVAQLREELSTRGIEIEHLKLLIAKLKRMQFGRKSEKLDHQIEQLELRLEDLQADESTVAMEELPSRKPRQSAPRKPLPAHLPRDEKIHLPEQNACPDCGGGLRQLGEDVAEQLDFIPASFRVIRHIRPKLACKCCDTILQAAAPSRPIARGLAGPRLLAHVLVSKYADHLPLYRQSVIYAREGVELDRGLLADWVGAASSLLRPLVDAIRRHVLAATKLHANDTPIPVLAPGNGKTKTARLWTYARDDRSSGSSEPAAVWFAYTPDRKGIHPQTHLASFTGVLQADAYAGFNAIYEGGQVVEAACWAHARRKFYDLHVARPSAVTTEALRRIGELYVIEAEIRGQPPDQRRAARQAQSLALIDDFETWLRATLLMLSRKSDTTAAIMYRLNLWPALKRYCDDGCIEIDNSAAERSLRGVAIGRRNYLFAGADSGGERAAAVYSLIGTAKLNGIDPEAWLRHVLTHIADHPVNQVHDFLPWNFTSTMAITR comes from the coding sequence ATGCCAACGCACGCCCATCTTCCTGACGATATCGCGACCTTGAAGGCCATGATCCTGGAGCGTGATGTCGCCCTTGCTACGCAAGGGGAACCGGTGGCACAGTTGCGGGAAGAACTTTCCACGCGCGGCATTGAAATCGAACATCTCAAACTCCTCATCGCCAAACTCAAGCGCATGCAGTTCGGTCGTAAATCCGAGAAGCTCGATCATCAGATCGAACAACTCGAACTGCGACTGGAAGATTTGCAGGCCGATGAGAGTACGGTTGCCATGGAAGAACTTCCGTCCAGAAAGCCACGCCAGAGTGCACCGCGCAAACCGCTACCGGCCCATTTACCCCGTGACGAGAAGATTCATTTACCCGAACAGAATGCCTGTCCGGATTGCGGTGGTGGCCTGCGGCAACTGGGCGAAGACGTTGCTGAACAACTCGATTTCATTCCCGCCAGCTTCAGAGTCATCCGACACATTCGTCCGAAGCTGGCCTGCAAATGCTGCGATACCATCCTGCAAGCCGCCGCGCCTAGTCGTCCGATTGCACGCGGTCTGGCCGGTCCCCGCTTACTGGCCCATGTATTGGTCAGTAAATATGCCGATCACCTGCCGCTCTATCGGCAATCGGTCATATATGCCCGCGAAGGCGTTGAACTGGATCGGGGATTATTGGCTGACTGGGTTGGTGCTGCCAGCAGTTTGCTGCGACCACTGGTGGACGCGATTCGACGTCATGTTCTCGCAGCCACGAAACTGCATGCCAACGACACCCCGATACCGGTTCTGGCACCAGGTAACGGCAAGACCAAGACAGCGCGACTGTGGACCTATGCGCGGGACGACCGTTCTTCCGGTTCTTCTGAACCGGCGGCAGTCTGGTTTGCCTATACCCCGGACCGTAAAGGCATCCATCCGCAAACACATCTCGCCTCCTTTACCGGCGTCTTGCAAGCGGATGCATATGCCGGATTTAACGCGATCTATGAAGGCGGCCAGGTAGTAGAAGCCGCTTGCTGGGCGCATGCACGCCGTAAATTTTATGATTTGCATGTGGCACGACCGTCCGCCGTCACCACCGAAGCGTTACGCCGGATCGGCGAACTGTATGTGATTGAAGCTGAGATTCGTGGCCAACCACCGGACCAACGTCGAGCAGCCCGACAAGCACAATCGCTGGCGCTCATTGACGACTTCGAAACCTGGTTGCGGGCGACGCTTCTGATGCTGTCGCGCAAGTCAGACACGACCGCGGCCATCATGTATCGCCTCAATCTATGGCCAGCGCTGAAACGTTATTGTGACGATGGCTGCATTGAAATCGATAATTCCGCAGCGGAGCGCTCCTTGCGTGGCGTCGCTATCGGACGTCGTAACTATCTCTTCGCGGGTGCCGACAGCGGTGGGGAGCGCGCTGCCGCCGTGTATTCCCTGATCGGCACAGCGAAATTAAACGGTATTGATCCTGAAGCATGGCTACGCCACGTTCTCACCCATATCGCTGACCATCCGGTCAATCAGGTCCATGACTTCCTGCCGTGGAACTTCACTTCTACTATGGCGATAACCCGCTAA
- the tnpB gene encoding IS66 family insertion sequence element accessory protein TnpB (TnpB, as the term is used for proteins encoded by IS66 family insertion elements, is considered an accessory protein, since TnpC, encoded by a neighboring gene, is a DDE family transposase.) yields the protein MIGLPAGTRIWMAAGVADMGCGFNGLAAKVQTALAEDPFSGHVFVFRGRRGDILKILWWTGDGLCLLAKRLERGRFIWPQASEGSVSLSQAQLSMLLEGIDWWRPERTNRPALGL from the coding sequence ATGATTGGCCTGCCGGCAGGCACACGTATCTGGATGGCAGCGGGTGTGGCCGATATGGGCTGTGGCTTTAATGGTCTGGCAGCCAAGGTGCAGACGGCATTGGCCGAAGATCCGTTTAGCGGTCATGTGTTCGTCTTCCGCGGACGGCGTGGAGATATCCTTAAAATACTGTGGTGGACCGGCGATGGCCTGTGCCTGCTGGCCAAGCGCCTCGAACGCGGCCGCTTCATCTGGCCGCAGGCGAGTGAAGGATCGGTGTCGCTCTCGCAAGCGCAGTTGTCGATGCTACTGGAAGGGATCGATTGGTGGCGTCCTGAACGCACGAATCGGCCCGCATTGGGCTTGTAA
- a CDS encoding EAL domain-containing protein, with amino-acid sequence MNRTTKWLKLPLLILIIGIVFTLYVFYEVRKTEQKLLESEFTQQASSLASILQQGIDRNVQILESFAALYTSIDPISRNEFHHFVTELLSNHGDIQALEWIPRVSSSQRDAYEHSATQIFPNFRFTEKQASGRIVSAANRAEYFPVYFVEPLQGNEAAFGYDLASNPSRLAALESSRDSGEMKATVPVVLIQGDGFQRGFLMIYPVYGIGEVPTSPATRRTALRGYVLGVFRIDNMIDYALRNIPTAEMAITVRDSSVKSTEGILYSRPHRTEGGNAEQVLHEGFHYVQSLSVPGQNWLVHVESTSAFETVHKVRQAWWALACGLIFTIFVASYVQTLKMRARKHLEHIANLAESAHNLKQEITERKDAEEKIWNLAYFDVLTKLPNRRLAMDRLDQALITSNGSMKYGVLLMLDLDDFKSVNDTRGHDVGDQLLVEVGRRIVSSLRLEDTVSRFGGDEYMVIIEGLETDKTLAVSLVETIADKIKIALNQPYTLNHVEYTRNLTTSIGAVLFRDNADTIDVLLKHADTALYEAKVAGRNTITFFNPAMQAALESRLKMENALSNGLQNGEFQLFYQPQVDQQGCLIGAEALLRWFTPEKKIVSPVHFIQLAEDTGLILPLGLWVMQTACTQLKTWSENPSTSNLHISINVSARQFHQPNFVEQVFDTLKCSGANPTLLRLELTESIVLEKINDVINRMRQIRALGVTFSLDDFGTGFSSLSYLKRLPLNEVKIDQSFVRDITSDPSDAAIVCAIIAMNKSLGIQVIAEGVETEEQLYFLLENGCTNFQGYLFGKPVAIDEWSDLYKGTVNGPSNSFSRYFKKISQSGTEDNDY; translated from the coding sequence TTGAATCGAACAACTAAATGGCTGAAGTTACCCTTATTGATTCTCATCATAGGAATAGTCTTTACGCTTTATGTATTTTATGAAGTGAGGAAAACCGAACAGAAATTGCTTGAGAGCGAGTTCACACAACAAGCCAGCTCTCTGGCCAGCATTCTTCAACAGGGGATCGACCGCAACGTCCAGATTCTGGAATCCTTTGCGGCGCTTTATACCAGCATCGATCCGATCAGCCGCAACGAATTTCACCACTTCGTCACTGAATTACTGTCAAACCATGGAGACATCCAAGCTTTGGAGTGGATTCCTCGTGTTTCCAGCAGCCAACGCGACGCCTATGAACATAGTGCCACACAGATATTTCCAAATTTTCGCTTCACTGAAAAGCAGGCCAGTGGGCGAATAGTGTCTGCTGCGAACCGAGCGGAGTATTTCCCAGTGTATTTTGTCGAACCTCTACAAGGGAATGAAGCGGCCTTCGGCTATGATTTAGCCTCGAATCCCAGTCGTTTGGCTGCTCTCGAGTCCTCCAGAGACTCAGGCGAGATGAAGGCCACGGTGCCCGTTGTCTTAATACAGGGAGATGGTTTCCAGCGTGGTTTTCTGATGATTTATCCGGTCTATGGCATCGGAGAAGTTCCGACGTCCCCGGCAACGAGAAGGACGGCATTGCGGGGCTATGTTTTGGGCGTGTTTCGTATCGACAACATGATAGATTATGCCCTCCGCAATATTCCGACTGCAGAAATGGCCATCACGGTACGCGATTCCTCCGTCAAGTCGACCGAAGGCATACTCTATAGCCGCCCACATAGGACAGAAGGAGGCAACGCTGAACAAGTTCTCCATGAGGGGTTTCACTACGTCCAGTCGTTGAGTGTGCCGGGCCAGAACTGGCTCGTCCACGTGGAATCGACCAGCGCCTTCGAAACTGTTCATAAGGTCAGACAGGCGTGGTGGGCACTGGCGTGTGGCCTCATATTTACCATTTTTGTCGCGAGCTACGTGCAAACATTGAAGATGCGCGCCAGGAAACATTTGGAGCATATAGCGAACTTGGCTGAATCCGCCCATAACTTGAAACAGGAAATCACTGAGCGGAAGGACGCGGAGGAGAAAATCTGGAATTTGGCCTATTTTGACGTGCTCACAAAACTGCCTAATCGCCGACTAGCGATGGACCGCCTTGATCAGGCATTAATCACCAGCAACGGCTCTATGAAATATGGTGTGCTACTGATGCTTGATCTCGACGATTTCAAGAGTGTCAACGACACGCGTGGCCACGATGTTGGAGATCAACTACTGGTTGAAGTGGGGCGTCGAATCGTCTCCTCATTACGATTGGAAGATACCGTCTCCCGTTTTGGCGGCGATGAATACATGGTGATAATTGAGGGACTGGAAACGGATAAAACTTTAGCCGTCAGCCTTGTTGAGACGATAGCCGATAAAATTAAAATTGCGCTCAACCAACCTTACACGTTAAATCACGTTGAGTACACGCGCAACCTGACCACCAGCATCGGTGCCGTACTTTTCAGGGACAATGCGGATACCATTGATGTCTTGCTCAAGCACGCCGATACCGCGTTGTATGAAGCTAAAGTTGCAGGGCGGAACACCATTACGTTTTTCAATCCAGCCATGCAAGCTGCTCTTGAGTCGCGTTTAAAGATGGAGAACGCGCTAAGTAATGGATTGCAAAATGGCGAATTTCAGCTGTTCTATCAACCCCAAGTTGATCAGCAAGGATGTTTAATCGGAGCCGAAGCTCTGTTGCGCTGGTTCACGCCAGAGAAAAAAATTGTCTCACCCGTTCATTTTATTCAACTAGCCGAAGACACGGGCCTTATCCTCCCCTTGGGACTGTGGGTCATGCAGACCGCCTGTACACAACTCAAAACTTGGTCGGAAAATCCGAGCACGAGCAATTTACATATTTCGATTAACGTCAGTGCACGCCAGTTTCACCAACCGAATTTCGTAGAACAGGTTTTTGATACGCTGAAATGTTCTGGCGCTAACCCAACACTGCTGAGACTGGAGTTAACAGAAAGCATTGTGCTGGAAAAAATTAACGACGTCATTAACCGGATGCGCCAGATCAGAGCGCTTGGCGTCACCTTTTCTCTGGATGACTTCGGCACCGGCTTTTCCTCGCTGTCATATCTGAAGCGATTACCGCTGAACGAAGTGAAGATCGATCAATCGTTCGTCCGCGATATAACCAGCGACCCTAGCGATGCCGCTATTGTGTGCGCCATAATTGCCATGAATAAATCGCTTGGCATTCAGGTGATTGCAGAAGGCGTCGAAACAGAGGAGCAACTGTATTTCCTGCTAGAAAACGGATGCACAAATTTTCAGGGTTATCTATTCGGCAAGCCAGTTGCAATTGATGAATGGTCCGACCTGTATAAGGGTACCGTGAACGGGCCAAGTAACAGTTTTTCACGGTATTTTAAGAAAATTTCTCAATCCGGAACGGAAGATAATGACTATTAA
- a CDS encoding IS6 family transposase — protein sequence MPNNGINPEVAKVLKRLHYPLEIMLMCVRWYIAYPLSLRHLEQMMAERGIAVDHSTVHRWAMKLWLVFEKKFRKFKRPVGTSWRIDETYIKVKDTWKYLYRAVDKEGRTIDFLLTAKRDKSAAMRFFRKAMLDNGVPEKVTMDKSGANKSAIDTINFEHENAIIVHQIKYLNNIVEQDHRAIKRITKPMLGFKSFCSARVILAGIEIMHMISKGQFCMSGAENLSVSQQFYALVGQVRPN from the coding sequence ATGCCAAATAATGGGATCAATCCTGAGGTAGCGAAGGTGCTGAAGCGATTACATTATCCGTTGGAAATAATGTTGATGTGCGTGCGTTGGTATATTGCGTATCCATTGAGCCTGCGCCATCTGGAACAGATGATGGCAGAGCGTGGTATCGCAGTGGATCATTCGACAGTACATCGGTGGGCAATGAAACTGTGGCTGGTATTTGAAAAAAAGTTCCGCAAGTTCAAACGTCCAGTAGGTACTAGCTGGCGCATCGATGAAACCTATATCAAGGTTAAAGACACTTGGAAATATTTGTATCGTGCGGTAGACAAAGAGGGGCGAACTATTGACTTTCTATTGACGGCAAAGCGTGACAAGTCAGCCGCCATGCGCTTTTTCCGTAAAGCCATGCTTGATAACGGCGTTCCAGAAAAAGTCACAATGGACAAGAGTGGAGCGAATAAATCAGCGATTGATACGATCAACTTCGAGCATGAAAATGCCATCATCGTGCATCAAATAAAGTACCTCAACAACATCGTTGAGCAAGATCATCGCGCTATCAAGCGCATCACCAAACCGATGTTAGGATTCAAATCGTTTTGCTCTGCCAGAGTCATTCTGGCCGGTATTGAAATCATGCACATGATCAGCAAAGGGCAATTTTGCATGAGTGGTGCTGAGAATCTGTCGGTATCGCAACAGTTTTATGCACTCGTTGGACAAGTTCGTCCAAATTAA
- a CDS encoding LysE family translocator: protein MTSDFNLPIFALSTAVILLTPGPTNTLLAAAGLERGAKGALPLIACELLGYLIAISVWGAVLAPLQSSYPWVAILARAASSLYLIYIAVMVWRAASVLQTSGQRSVGPHSLFVATLLNPKALLFSSAIFPVLSPSNMQIYFSATALFVCLLIPIGIAWTMFGAALANGRLKFADRIKLQRATSLVLCAFSASIAWATFH from the coding sequence ATGACATCTGACTTCAACTTACCTATATTTGCGCTGAGCACTGCGGTCATACTGCTGACGCCCGGACCGACCAATACCTTACTGGCCGCCGCCGGCCTGGAGCGAGGTGCGAAAGGCGCGTTGCCACTCATTGCATGCGAACTTCTCGGCTATCTCATTGCGATCTCGGTTTGGGGCGCAGTGCTCGCGCCCTTACAAAGTAGTTACCCTTGGGTAGCGATCTTGGCACGCGCCGCCAGCAGCCTCTACCTCATCTACATTGCGGTGATGGTATGGAGGGCAGCCTCCGTGCTGCAGACCTCGGGACAACGATCGGTTGGCCCTCATTCCTTATTCGTGGCAACCCTTCTCAATCCCAAAGCACTACTTTTTTCGTCTGCGATTTTCCCCGTTCTATCGCCCAGCAATATGCAAATCTATTTTTCAGCGACGGCGTTGTTTGTTTGCCTGTTGATACCTATCGGCATCGCTTGGACGATGTTCGGCGCAGCGTTAGCCAACGGGCGCTTGAAGTTTGCAGATCGCATCAAGTTGCAGCGCGCAACTTCATTGGTGCTTTGTGCATTCTCGGCATCTATCGCCTGGGCTACTTTTCATTGA
- a CDS encoding HAD family hydrolase: protein MYNNDKRLIILDADGTTIDAFSAIDKTFAHHNMAIGDEESFQKRRHIFKYLGGLKDFPSNIKKQIGKQSRKQIIQTLTEVYREEAQLYPHIAELIRTLIAAPDVIVGLVTRNITNEPEETLRQLFRRHDVDLDALDFFIHIPVREEKRVEFRAARERFNINPARSYICGDEEKDFLAAIDSGMHPFMVSYGFESYKRLTKKFKVPEEIISQTSAELSERVLHGLGLNNVLQC from the coding sequence ATGTACAACAATGACAAGCGACTCATTATTCTAGACGCGGATGGCACCACGATCGATGCGTTTAGCGCAATCGATAAGACCTTTGCACACCACAATATGGCAATTGGTGATGAAGAGAGTTTTCAGAAGCGACGCCATATTTTTAAATATCTGGGCGGGTTGAAAGATTTTCCATCGAATATAAAAAAACAGATCGGCAAACAAAGTCGGAAACAAATAATTCAAACGTTGACAGAAGTATATCGGGAGGAGGCGCAACTTTATCCCCATATTGCAGAGCTGATTCGAACACTGATCGCTGCGCCCGACGTAATAGTCGGACTAGTTACCCGTAACATCACCAACGAGCCAGAAGAAACGCTGCGACAACTTTTCCGCCGCCACGACGTTGATCTCGACGCGCTTGATTTTTTTATTCATATTCCGGTTCGCGAGGAAAAGAGGGTCGAATTTCGTGCTGCCAGAGAGCGTTTTAATATTAATCCGGCGCGTAGCTATATTTGCGGTGATGAAGAGAAGGATTTCTTGGCCGCGATCGATTCCGGGATGCATCCGTTTATGGTTTCGTACGGATTCGAAAGCTATAAGCGGCTTACCAAAAAATTTAAAGTGCCTGAAGAAATCATCTCACAGACATCAGCAGAGTTAAGCGAAAGGGTCCTACACGGACTGGGCTTGAATAACGTTTTGCAATGTTGA
- a CDS encoding putative quinol monooxygenase, translated as MSQIAVVSINTAKPGQEKKMEAAMRALIAPSQRDPGFIQYDLHRDLDDPRTFVFFERWESRELLHQHFKAPHVIAWIAQAGELVESSTLRIMENLG; from the coding sequence ATGTCTCAAATCGCCGTCGTATCGATCAATACCGCCAAACCTGGGCAAGAAAAAAAAATGGAAGCGGCAATGCGTGCATTAATAGCACCAAGTCAACGCGATCCAGGTTTTATTCAATATGACCTCCATCGCGACTTAGACGACCCGCGCACTTTCGTGTTCTTTGAAAGGTGGGAAAGCCGTGAACTGCTTCACCAACATTTTAAGGCTCCACACGTTATTGCATGGATTGCGCAAGCCGGTGAGTTGGTAGAGAGCAGCACACTGCGGATTATGGAGAATCTAGGTTAA
- a CDS encoding sensor domain-containing diguanylate cyclase, protein MKVATTTDTRMMDRILLKGVHVPSIRACLVVLVLGCVLPIAAIATFLIVNFYTHEREQLTLTAISRARATMAAIDRDFTSTQAALQALGTSHRLANGDLKGFHTRAREELPNLPVENILVLAPDGQMLLATNRPFGTILPKLTNPPLLKHTFETGKPGVSGLFKAALTDHSIFTISVPVKSNESTIYSLNATIAPAQLLNLMTEQKLPSGWIGAIIDSNGCIVGRTTNMQKFVGKKVTPALWQQINSSNEGGFVTQTLDNIPAFTVYSRSAATKWTVALAMPLAQITEGLRHTLILLIIATFCALILGLALAWFIGGRVADSIIALISPATALGSNKPFTVPHLYFTEANKLRQALLNASVTLRQAQYDAYHDGLTGLPNREFFHTVLNQQLSLCQRDKTALAVLYIDLDGFKQVNDSYGHARGDELLRTVSMRIKNAIRASDIAARLGGDEFAIALINSNLENATKFAHKLIEIISEPYLFGTNKVMISASIGVAEYPTSATDTDTLLKNADHAMYNAKGLGKRQVCVAAKWTSKSG, encoded by the coding sequence ATGAAGGTCGCCACGACTACTGATACCAGGATGATGGACCGTATCCTTTTGAAAGGCGTGCATGTGCCTAGCATTCGCGCCTGTCTCGTTGTGCTTGTACTTGGGTGCGTGCTGCCAATCGCGGCTATAGCGACTTTTTTGATCGTTAATTTTTACACCCACGAACGAGAGCAATTAACCCTTACCGCGATCAGTCGCGCGCGCGCGACGATGGCGGCAATAGATAGGGATTTCACCAGTACCCAGGCCGCACTTCAAGCACTCGGCACCTCTCATCGGCTAGCCAACGGTGATTTAAAAGGCTTCCATACCCGAGCTCGGGAGGAGTTGCCGAACTTGCCGGTTGAAAACATACTAGTCTTAGCACCCGACGGGCAGATGCTTCTGGCTACAAATCGCCCCTTTGGCACAATACTTCCGAAACTAACTAATCCGCCACTACTTAAACACACATTTGAAACCGGAAAACCGGGAGTTTCTGGGTTATTTAAAGCAGCGCTGACAGATCATTCTATTTTCACCATTTCCGTACCGGTGAAGAGCAATGAGTCGACCATATACTCATTAAATGCAACGATTGCTCCCGCCCAACTTTTGAATTTAATGACGGAGCAAAAACTGCCCAGCGGTTGGATCGGTGCCATTATCGACAGCAACGGCTGCATCGTAGGCCGAACAACCAATATGCAGAAATTTGTTGGCAAGAAAGTGACGCCGGCCTTGTGGCAACAAATAAACAGTTCGAATGAAGGCGGCTTCGTGACACAAACTTTGGATAATATTCCTGCGTTCACGGTGTACAGTCGATCAGCGGCGACAAAGTGGACAGTCGCCCTCGCTATGCCATTAGCTCAGATCACCGAAGGGCTTCGTCACACACTGATCTTACTGATTATCGCAACCTTTTGTGCTTTAATCTTGGGACTAGCGCTAGCTTGGTTTATCGGAGGACGTGTTGCTGATTCTATAATAGCACTTATTTCACCAGCAACGGCACTAGGTTCCAATAAGCCATTCACCGTTCCGCATCTATATTTTACAGAGGCAAACAAATTACGTCAGGCATTGCTGAATGCGTCTGTAACCCTGCGTCAAGCACAATACGACGCCTATCATGACGGGCTTACGGGCTTACCGAATCGAGAGTTTTTCCATACTGTCCTCAACCAACAATTATCACTTTGCCAACGAGACAAGACTGCACTGGCTGTGTTGTATATTGACTTGGACGGCTTCAAACAAGTCAACGATAGTTATGGTCACGCACGGGGAGATGAGCTTTTACGTACCGTTTCAATGAGAATCAAAAACGCCATTCGTGCATCAGATATTGCAGCGCGACTCGGTGGCGATGAGTTTGCCATCGCGTTGATTAATTCTAATTTAGAAAATGCCACCAAATTCGCCCATAAGTTGATCGAAATCATCTCGGAACCTTATCTGTTCGGCACAAATAAGGTGATGATTTCTGCAAGCATTGGAGTCGCCGAATATCCTACCTCTGCAACGGATACTGACACTCTTTTAAAAAATGCGGATCATGCAATGTATAACGCTAAGGGGCTGGGCAAGCGACAGGTATGCGTAGCCGCAAAATGGACAAGCAAAAGCGGCTAA
- a CDS encoding H-NS histone family protein, protein MSTYRELQEQIEQLRLQAEEVRQVELADVIMEIKTKMQEYGITGSDLGLMGKKRVMKPSPASMEPEVPASENAEM, encoded by the coding sequence ATGTCTACATACAGAGAACTTCAAGAACAAATCGAACAGTTGCGCCTGCAAGCAGAAGAAGTCCGTCAGGTCGAACTCGCAGATGTCATTATGGAAATCAAAACCAAAATGCAGGAATATGGCATTACCGGGTCTGATTTGGGCCTGATGGGCAAAAAACGTGTAATGAAACCGTCACCGGCATCGATGGAACCAGAAGTACCGGCATCCGAAAATGCTGAAATGTAA
- a CDS encoding SAM-dependent methyltransferase, with translation MLVITIKQGKEKSLLVRQPWIYASAIERIDGKPGENMQFGATALVHSSSGKFLARAAHSPKSEIRARVWTFDQNESVDHAFMKRRIKAAVATRSLARGAKNSAATDVVRLILAEKDGLPGLLVDWYGGRNGYLICEFQAAGVEAWKVPIVKALMAETDCPNVYERSDELIRKGEGLLNVSGVLAGDEPPDETQFTENGVRFAIDIKTGKKSKYR, from the coding sequence ATGCTCGTCATTACCATAAAGCAAGGCAAGGAAAAAAGCCTGCTAGTTCGTCAGCCTTGGATTTATGCCTCTGCCATTGAGCGCATCGATGGAAAGCCTGGCGAAAATATGCAATTTGGCGCTACAGCGCTGGTACACTCGTCTTCAGGCAAGTTTTTGGCGCGCGCAGCACATAGCCCGAAATCGGAAATTCGCGCGCGAGTCTGGACTTTCGATCAGAACGAATCCGTCGATCATGCATTTATGAAGCGTCGTATCAAAGCAGCTGTTGCGACGCGCAGTCTCGCCAGGGGTGCAAAAAATAGCGCTGCAACCGATGTGGTGCGACTGATATTGGCAGAAAAAGATGGATTACCGGGACTATTGGTGGATTGGTATGGCGGTCGAAACGGCTACCTCATATGCGAATTTCAGGCCGCTGGCGTGGAAGCCTGGAAGGTGCCGATTGTTAAGGCTTTGATGGCCGAAACCGATTGTCCGAATGTCTATGAACGCTCAGATGAGCTTATCCGAAAAGGTGAAGGCTTGCTCAACGTATCCGGTGTCTTGGCGGGGGATGAGCCGCCAGATGAAACTCAATTCACGGAGAATGGTGTGCGTTTTGCTATTGATATAAAGACAGGGAAGAAAAGTAAATACCGGTAA